A stretch of the Melitaea cinxia chromosome 14, ilMelCinx1.1, whole genome shotgun sequence genome encodes the following:
- the LOC123659879 gene encoding muscle M-line assembly protein unc-89 codes for MEECKKRSHGTKVSKIANIFQGMPSRDDEDMRGSDVTVVRTESHLARFNNARALFEKLGEENRNFRIEKSPSAAASFAGTRGIPVIPSRSRSSSAGSVSPTRNSATPTSTLAPAVNGDRLSNGASQQPLQKPVKPSVLPKPEKPDRRFNKELIEKQRNWTAHFNKSRPNRYEQEQRLDYKSTVGYQERKSPEVADRHVPSRVYSPPLSPGAGDSHIERPSTLPCIVNRGIHVAKSPSPVKNIAPVLPSPRTNNNISPTTRSDIVGTTSIKKDISSSPQTSQKAELLEKKRADRVSISPESEKGNVEKIDELVLRTENNFQITRTGDSSKLPVKCSSPPDVIDVENPKYCNLPPSPPIRAPKSPPPLIPTENKLLSEAAIEKFDIVENESIAKEKEENEKVIDTSLEKIERSPPCIPSFVDDVIDEKNVDNTDTSVVTPDVCDIVLRTPSKVPDEDVYEALLYSSDWDEKIKRRSSTPESPTQAVQAEEPPKSPLATPLASPVHSLPYSSSPASTCPQQVAPNVGPRTQTHSFYMTRSIPTCVLPRKHATNTAARYGSITNNKLNEK; via the exons ATGGAGGAGTGCAAGAAACGGTCTCACGGCACTAAGGTCTCTAAAATAGCAAACATTTTTCAAGGTATGCCCTCGAGGGACGACGAAGATATGCGTGGAAGTGATGTGACAGTAGTGCGAACTGAGAGCCATTTGGCGAGGTTTAATAATGCTAGagctttatttgaaaaattaggtgaagaaaatcgtaattttcGCATTGAAAAGTCGCCTTCTGCGGCTGCCAGTTTTGCTGGAACAAGAGGCATACCAGTGATTCCTTCACGATCCCGTTCAAGTTCTGCAGGTTCTGTAAGTCCAACTCGTAACAGTGCTACTCCAACTTCTACTTTAGCACCAGCTGTTAACGGTGATCGTTTGTCTAATGGCGCTTCTCAACAGCcgttacagaaacccgtaaaaCCTAGTGTTCTTCCTAAGCCTGAGAAACCAGACCGGAGGTTTAATAAAGAACTAATTGAAAAGCAGAGAAATTGGACGGCTCATTTTAATAAGTCGCGACCAAATAGATATGAACAGGAACAACGGTTGGACTATAAATCCACTGTTGGCTATCAAGAGAGAAAGTCGCCAGAAGTAGCTGACAGACATGTTCCATCACGAGTTTACTCTCCACCCCTTTCACCAGGTGCCGGTGATTCTCATATAGAGCGTCCTAGTACGCTTCCTTGTATAGTTAATCGAGGTATACATGTTGCGAAATCCCCTAGTCCTGTAAAAAATATCGCTCCTGTATTACCTTCGCCTAgaacaaacaataatatttcacCCACCACAAGATCGGACATCGTAGGTACAActtctataaaaaaagatatttcaaGTTCACCACAAACTTCTCAAAAAGCAGAATTACTAGAAAAGAAACGTGCAGATAGAGTTTCTATTTCCCCGGAATCGGAAAAGGGAAATGTAGAAAAAATAGATGAACTCGTTCTAAGAACAGAAAATAACTTCCAAATTACGAGAACAGGTGATTCAAGCAAACTACCCGTAAAGTGTTCGAGTCCTCCAGATGTTATTGATGTTGAAAATCCAAAATATTGTAACTTACCACCATCGCCACCAATTCGTGCTCCTAAGTCACCACCACCACTTATACCCACTGAAAACAAACTATTAAGCGAGGCAGCTATTGAAAAGTTTGATATTGTTGAAAATGAGAGTATagcaaaagaaaaagaagaaaacgaaaaagttatcgaTACATCTCTTGAAAAAATTGAGAGGTCCCCTCCGTGTATTCCTTCTTTTGTAGATGATGTTATTGATGAAAAGAATGTTGACAATACTGATACTTCTGTAGTGACACCTGATGTATGTGATATTGTGTTGAGAACGCCTTCAAAGGTTCCCGATGAAGACGTATATGAAGCGTTACTTTATAGTAGTGATTGGgatgaaaaaattaaacgtcGGTCGTCAACACCCGAATCGCCTACTCAGGCAGTTCAAGCTGAAGAGCCACCTAAATCTCCTCTCGCAACGCCGTTGGCCTCGCCAGTCCACAGTCTCCCGTATTCCTCATCTCCGGCATCTACTTGTCCACAACAAG TGGCGCCCAACGTGGGGCCTCGAACTCAAACGCATTCTTTCTACATGACGCGATCTATACCTACTTGTGTTTTGCCGCGAAAACACGCGACGAACACAGCGGCTAGATACGGATCTATAACGAACAACAAGCTAAACGAGAAGTAA